Proteins encoded together in one Leptospira semungkisensis window:
- a CDS encoding NAD-dependent epimerase/dehydratase family protein, with translation MKKVLVTGANGHLGYSLVKLLKERGYDVTAAVRNANDNGKTKALQKLGVKLVSADLSDRESLRKALAGQDGLFQVAAAFNLTAKDPQKEVVEPNIQGTRNIMEEARNAGIKKIVYTSSIAAVGTIAEGESPLNESSWNDSAKEPYAISKTLSEKLAWELAEKLGLNLVTILPGTIVGPQFAQPTSSLKLIQDILKGQLPFAPKMTFSYVDVRDVAMAHLQAYENPQAKGRYIATGETLSVSQVCKLVKEIHPKAKTTGKELPSFVVRAMPFLDALKHALTGLDRQINSAIVQDYLQRRQEYNSDRLTKEFQWKPMPIRKSLQETVDWMLSSSI, from the coding sequence ATGAAGAAGGTATTAGTCACAGGGGCGAACGGGCATCTAGGCTATTCGCTCGTAAAACTCCTAAAGGAAAGAGGCTACGATGTCACCGCAGCCGTTCGGAATGCGAATGATAACGGAAAGACAAAGGCGCTGCAAAAGCTTGGAGTCAAATTGGTCTCTGCAGATCTAAGCGACAGAGAATCCTTAAGAAAGGCTCTCGCAGGACAGGACGGATTGTTCCAGGTCGCCGCGGCTTTTAACCTTACTGCCAAGGATCCACAAAAGGAAGTCGTGGAACCCAATATACAAGGCACCAGAAACATAATGGAAGAGGCGCGTAACGCAGGAATTAAAAAAATCGTATATACTTCCAGCATTGCGGCGGTAGGGACAATTGCAGAAGGAGAATCACCTCTCAATGAGTCCTCCTGGAATGATAGCGCAAAGGAGCCGTATGCGATCTCCAAGACCCTCTCCGAAAAATTAGCCTGGGAATTGGCCGAAAAGCTTGGATTAAATCTGGTTACCATCTTGCCAGGAACGATCGTAGGACCTCAATTCGCTCAACCGACTTCTTCTCTGAAGCTAATACAAGACATTCTGAAAGGACAACTTCCATTCGCTCCTAAGATGACTTTTTCTTATGTGGATGTAAGAGATGTTGCCATGGCTCATCTGCAAGCTTACGAGAACCCGCAAGCTAAAGGAAGGTATATCGCAACCGGAGAGACTCTTTCCGTATCACAAGTTTGCAAACTTGTAAAAGAGATCCATCCGAAAGCAAAGACCACCGGCAAGGAACTTCCTTCCTTTGTGGTAAGAGCTATGCCTTTCCTGGATGCTCTGAAGCATGCTCTTACAGGACTGGATCGTCAGATCAATTCTGCAATAGTCCAGGATTATCTGCAGAGAAGACAGGAATACAATTCGGATCGACTCACCAAGGAATTCCAATGGAAACCTATGCCGATCAGAAAATCTCTACAAGAGACGGTTGACTGGATGCTGTCTTCTTCCATATAG
- a CDS encoding TetR family transcriptional regulator, with the protein MDKKRARKPEEKEIRKQSIVTALRNILLKQKHPLPSTQEIAEAAGVTKGVIYFYFKTREEIFLTLHLQETDTFFQALSGLLVADQYSLPKLKETIIDQFSSNHVFMFLGLIIPGILESNVDQDFLYEFKLKISEGIDELARAWLTKENDLTIVDSRKFILRFYFLGLMLWQHHNPPEAIQTAFRNKNLWLLEGDLKQALSESFDWLWKGMKNS; encoded by the coding sequence GTGGACAAAAAGAGAGCCAGAAAGCCTGAAGAAAAAGAGATCCGTAAGCAGTCCATAGTGACTGCTTTACGGAATATTCTATTAAAACAAAAGCATCCTTTGCCCAGCACGCAAGAGATCGCAGAGGCTGCCGGGGTCACTAAAGGAGTCATCTACTTCTACTTTAAAACGAGAGAAGAGATCTTTCTTACGCTTCATTTGCAGGAAACCGATACATTCTTTCAGGCACTTTCCGGCCTCTTAGTGGCAGATCAGTATTCCCTTCCTAAACTAAAAGAAACCATTATAGATCAATTCAGCTCAAATCATGTATTCATGTTCCTTGGACTGATCATCCCCGGGATCCTCGAAAGCAATGTGGATCAGGATTTTCTATACGAGTTCAAACTCAAGATTTCCGAGGGCATTGACGAGTTAGCAAGAGCGTGGCTCACCAAGGAAAACGATCTTACGATCGTCGACTCTAGAAAATTTATATTACGTTTTTATTTCTTAGGCCTTATGCTTTGGCAACATCACAACCCTCCAGAAGCCATACAAACTGCATTCAGAAATAAGAATCTTTGGCTATTAGAAGGAGATTTGAAACAAGCTCTTTCCGAATCCTTTGACTGGCTTTGGAAAGGAATGAAAAACAGCTAA
- a CDS encoding esterase/lipase family protein, whose translation MKILFFLSPFFLQCGTYSTFTYSQYDQVRATRLNAVSSKGLSLITTSFLRSNDLYDKYLELPRVVIYDLDNRLVAEKSRDLSYYLAELCYHVGNTLDTEDPMFARMFASSLVYSYTYLFDKKAIPGPDPFSMQFRFALETYNRSLAQLVRYAKKNRKLANLTDLNLPLMRGILTMIGAEVETTWTPKNFLEVEVAYDYKNEGFSNQIDRFGIGTPLIMIRKHPERESPERKKYEFVAGVGQAYPGTAFISLEDSYLENRNLHLKAKIHLFDPVHRDRIQFSGLDLPMESDTTTPLAYMLSGAEKRDGFFAKFDGETALDRKGLYLIYPYKRDKIPVVFVHGLASSPFIWFPMINELLGDPRIKEKYQFWVYWYPTGNPITLSAADFRDTLNDLRRVYDPKGVDSSFDRMVLVGHSMGGLLSKLMVTRTKKEDWMHVANIPLSRYDSLSPETKEEIKRLFDFKPLPFVKRAVFIATPHRGSNLAEGFLGSIARILFVLPKSAISNIGKAYKFLTLNSDKDTIVPETYGVDDLVPNSLFTKVTGDLKPEVAFHSIIGNSKFRDLEWINDSIVSYDSSHLEGARSELLIDSDHSVQDHMPTILEIRRVLLEHIGASEN comes from the coding sequence ATAAAGATTCTCTTCTTCCTCAGTCCTTTCTTCCTGCAATGCGGGACCTATTCCACATTTACATATTCCCAATATGATCAGGTCCGAGCCACTCGACTCAATGCAGTCTCTTCGAAAGGATTAAGTCTAATCACCACGAGCTTTTTACGAAGCAACGACCTGTATGATAAATACTTAGAGTTGCCTAGAGTAGTGATCTATGATTTGGACAATCGATTGGTCGCGGAGAAGAGTAGGGATCTTTCTTATTACCTCGCAGAGCTATGCTACCATGTAGGAAATACTTTGGATACAGAAGATCCTATGTTTGCGAGAATGTTTGCTTCTTCTTTGGTTTATTCGTATACGTATTTATTCGATAAGAAAGCCATCCCCGGGCCTGATCCTTTCTCCATGCAGTTCCGATTTGCTCTGGAGACTTATAATCGATCCCTGGCTCAGCTTGTAAGATACGCCAAGAAAAATCGTAAACTCGCAAACCTGACTGATCTGAATCTTCCTCTAATGAGAGGAATTTTGACCATGATCGGAGCGGAGGTGGAGACCACCTGGACACCTAAAAATTTTTTAGAAGTAGAAGTCGCTTACGATTACAAGAACGAAGGCTTTTCGAATCAGATCGATAGATTCGGTATTGGCACTCCATTGATCATGATCCGAAAACATCCGGAAAGGGAATCTCCTGAAAGGAAAAAATACGAGTTCGTGGCGGGAGTGGGCCAAGCATATCCTGGAACCGCGTTTATAAGCTTAGAGGATTCTTATTTAGAAAATCGTAATCTACATCTGAAAGCGAAGATCCATTTGTTCGATCCGGTTCATAGGGACAGGATCCAATTTTCAGGTTTGGATCTTCCTATGGAAAGCGATACCACTACTCCGTTGGCTTATATGCTCTCCGGAGCCGAGAAGAGAGATGGCTTTTTTGCTAAATTTGACGGAGAGACTGCGTTGGATAGGAAGGGATTGTATCTGATCTATCCGTACAAGCGCGATAAGATCCCTGTCGTATTTGTGCATGGACTTGCTTCTTCTCCTTTTATTTGGTTTCCGATGATCAATGAGCTTTTGGGTGATCCAAGGATCAAAGAGAAGTATCAGTTTTGGGTTTATTGGTATCCTACTGGAAATCCGATTACTCTTTCTGCAGCAGATTTTCGGGATACATTGAATGATCTGAGAAGGGTATATGATCCTAAGGGAGTTGATTCTTCTTTCGATCGGATGGTTCTGGTCGGACATAGCATGGGTGGTCTTCTTTCTAAATTGATGGTAACTCGCACCAAGAAAGAAGATTGGATGCATGTCGCAAATATTCCTTTATCTCGTTACGATTCCTTGAGTCCTGAAACAAAGGAAGAGATCAAGCGTCTGTTTGATTTTAAACCTCTTCCGTTTGTGAAACGCGCCGTTTTTATTGCGACTCCTCATAGAGGTTCGAATTTGGCAGAAGGTTTTTTGGGATCGATTGCTAGGATACTATTTGTTTTGCCCAAAAGCGCGATTTCGAATATCGGAAAGGCGTATAAATTCCTGACATTAAACTCAGACAAAGATACAATCGTGCCCGAGACTTACGGTGTGGATGATCTTGTTCCTAACAGTCTTTTTACAAAAGTCACGGGCGACTTAAAGCCTGAAGTAGCATTTCATTCTATTATAGGGAACTCGAAGTTTAGAGATTTGGAATGGATCAATGACTCGATCGTTTCTTATGATAGCTCTCATTTGGAAGGAGCAAGATCCGAGTTATTGATAGATTCGGATCATTCTGTGCAGGATCACATGCCTACGATCTTGGAGATCAGAAGAGTCTTGCTGGAGCATATCGGCGCTTCCGAAAATTAG
- a CDS encoding pentapeptide repeat-containing protein gives MAVMDFNRYKEINDQRLNYREMEDASVVSNYRNVGCGDGYRIYLKIDENRMVTDASYTTTGCGFGIVALAMATEIAKGKSIDVLKNITPEDVEKQFEFPERRKNYPESAVAALHQAIRDFENGDGVPKERRITASKAKEILAETGSLKGQDLSSIILEKEDLHGVDFSGANLNNAFLTNCNFAGANFEGARLRGAFLNGADLTGANFKGADLRWAKLAGAKIEGADFTDAVYDIGTRVDQRQIHIFSSMKKEGKDIYMEKHEAG, from the coding sequence ATGGCTGTAATGGATTTCAATCGATACAAAGAGATCAATGACCAGAGATTGAATTACAGAGAAATGGAAGACGCAAGCGTAGTCTCCAATTATAGAAATGTTGGCTGCGGAGACGGGTATCGTATCTATCTCAAAATCGATGAGAATAGAATGGTAACGGATGCAAGCTATACTACCACCGGTTGTGGTTTTGGGATCGTGGCTCTTGCAATGGCCACAGAGATCGCCAAAGGAAAATCCATAGACGTTCTTAAGAACATTACTCCGGAAGATGTGGAGAAGCAATTCGAGTTCCCTGAGAGAAGAAAGAATTATCCAGAGTCAGCTGTGGCCGCTCTTCACCAAGCGATCCGAGACTTCGAGAATGGGGACGGAGTTCCTAAGGAAAGAAGGATCACCGCCTCTAAGGCAAAGGAGATACTTGCTGAAACAGGGAGTCTGAAAGGACAGGATCTATCTTCTATCATATTAGAAAAAGAAGATCTACATGGCGTGGATTTTTCTGGAGCAAATCTGAATAACGCATTTCTGACAAATTGCAACTTTGCGGGAGCTAATTTTGAAGGAGCTCGACTGCGTGGAGCCTTCTTGAATGGTGCCGATCTGACCGGTGCGAATTTCAAGGGAGCAGATCTGCGCTGGGCAAAACTTGCAGGTGCCAAGATAGAAGGCGCCGATTTCACCGATGCGGTTTATGATATCGGGACCAGAGTGGACCAAAGACAAATTCATATTTTCTCTTCCATGAAGAAGGAAGGAAAAGATATCTATATGGAGAAGCATGAAGCCGGGTGA
- the rpmE gene encoding 50S ribosomal protein L31 — protein sequence MKTDIHPKYADAKIRCACGAVYETRTTVGDIHVEICSNCHPYFTGKSKILDTTGRVDKFKKKYKIS from the coding sequence ATGAAAACAGACATCCATCCTAAATACGCTGACGCCAAAATTCGCTGCGCTTGCGGAGCAGTTTACGAGACTCGCACTACTGTAGGAGATATCCACGTAGAGATCTGCTCGAACTGCCATCCATACTTTACTGGAAAATCCAAAATTCTGGATACTACCGGTCGAGTAGACAAGTTCAAGAAAAAATACAAAATCTCCTAA
- the rho gene encoding transcription termination factor Rho: MANPRRDSKPRNNYQNGTNDVQNDNNEEEPNLPEDDPETAEIRSRKRRRGSYEGPTPAPIDLVALKKTSIAELIEVAKNLGVENTGGLKKQNLIFAILQAQAEREGQVHAAGVMERLPDGYGFLRSPDYNYVPGPDDIYVSPSQIKLFGLRTGDTVEGQIRPPKESERFFAMLRVETVNGYTPDVASKRALFDNLTPLYPNERLRMEHDPSQLDTRIVDLMCPIGKGQRALIVAPPRTGKTILMQNVANAITSNHPEVTLIVLLIDERPEEVTDMARNVRGEVVSSTFDEPATRHVQVAEMVIEKAKRLVEHGRDVVILLDSITRLARAYNQVIPTSGKILSGGVDSNALHKPKRFFGAARNIEEGGSLTIIATALVDTGSKMDEVIFEEFKGTGNMEIHLDRKLSDKRIFPAIDINKSGTRKEELLLPKETLQKVFVLRKVLSPMSITESMELLLEKMRQSKTNEAFLGSMNAQ; the protein is encoded by the coding sequence ATGGCCAATCCAAGACGAGACTCCAAGCCCAGAAACAACTACCAAAACGGTACGAACGACGTGCAAAACGATAATAACGAAGAAGAACCGAATTTACCGGAAGATGATCCGGAAACAGCGGAGATTCGCTCTCGTAAAAGGCGTCGAGGTTCCTACGAGGGACCAACCCCTGCTCCAATCGATCTAGTCGCTCTCAAGAAAACCTCCATAGCGGAACTCATAGAAGTAGCTAAGAACCTCGGAGTCGAAAACACTGGGGGACTTAAAAAACAAAACCTGATCTTCGCGATCTTACAAGCGCAAGCAGAGAGAGAAGGTCAAGTGCATGCTGCCGGGGTCATGGAAAGACTTCCGGATGGATACGGATTCTTACGTTCACCGGATTATAACTATGTTCCGGGACCGGATGATATCTATGTATCTCCTTCTCAGATCAAGTTGTTCGGGCTTCGCACAGGAGACACTGTAGAAGGTCAGATTCGTCCTCCTAAAGAATCGGAAAGATTCTTTGCGATGCTTCGGGTCGAGACAGTCAACGGATATACTCCAGACGTAGCCAGCAAACGCGCATTATTCGATAACCTGACTCCTCTCTATCCGAACGAGAGATTGAGAATGGAACATGATCCTTCTCAGTTAGATACAAGGATCGTGGATCTAATGTGTCCGATCGGAAAAGGGCAGAGAGCTTTGATCGTCGCTCCTCCTAGAACTGGTAAGACCATTCTAATGCAGAATGTGGCGAATGCGATCACTAGCAATCATCCTGAGGTCACTCTGATCGTTCTGCTCATCGATGAGCGTCCGGAAGAAGTAACCGATATGGCCCGCAATGTTCGAGGAGAAGTGGTTAGCTCTACCTTCGACGAACCAGCTACTCGCCACGTTCAAGTTGCTGAAATGGTGATCGAGAAGGCGAAACGTCTTGTGGAACACGGACGGGATGTGGTCATTCTACTCGACTCCATCACTCGTTTGGCCCGCGCTTATAACCAGGTCATTCCTACTTCCGGAAAGATACTCTCCGGTGGTGTGGACTCTAACGCACTTCACAAACCGAAACGATTCTTCGGAGCAGCTCGAAATATCGAAGAAGGCGGATCCTTAACGATTATCGCTACTGCTCTTGTAGACACCGGTTCCAAAATGGACGAGGTGATCTTCGAGGAGTTCAAAGGAACCGGTAATATGGAGATCCACTTGGATCGTAAGTTGTCCGACAAACGGATCTTCCCGGCGATAGACATCAATAAGTCAGGGACCAGAAAAGAGGAGCTCCTTCTTCCGAAAGAAACCCTCCAGAAGGTCTTTGTGCTCCGAAAAGTGCTTTCTCCCATGAGCATCACAGAAAGCATGGAATTATTACTTGAGAAGATGAGGCAGTCTAAGACTAACGAGGCCTTCTTAGGTAGTATGAACGCCCAGTAA